The following proteins are co-located in the Vidua macroura isolate BioBank_ID:100142 chromosome 29, ASM2450914v1, whole genome shotgun sequence genome:
- the SETDB1 gene encoding histone-lysine N-methyltransferase SETDB1 isoform X2: MDSQDIEELQQEVMEELGISMEELQEIIDKEVENSEWVRQRKQQLEELEQCMRHKEDEVAHVDQLIDDAVRAMDKCETLAKELYSMMGLPYRESSSEDEAPVATEVIEIPDEEDDDVMSVDSGWKRSSSNPRISRDQSLLREAMAAMRKSARDVAKFMDAVNKKTNLQEAQKGAGKKYKVKFDNKGKSLLSGNHIAYDYHPSAERHHVGRRVVARYKDGNQMWLYAGIVAETPNVKNKDRFLIFFDDGYASYVKEWELYPVCRPLKKAWEDIEDVSCRDFIEEYITAYPNRPMVLLKNGQLIKTEWEGTWWKSRVEEVDGSLVKILFLEALPMGSASVSFSFPQEDKRCEWIYRGSTRLEPMFSMKTSTASTQEKKQSGQTRTRPNVGAVRSKGPVVQYTQDLAGTGPQYKAPEPAARPTSPQPAEMECSDTQLAQGRKQVAKKSTSFRPGSVGSGHSSPSSPVLGDTPLAGRTLPAPQHRAPSSGPSQPFHGMMDRVPNEPSYRAPLEKLFYLPHVCSYACLSRVRPMRSDQYRSRNPLLIPLLYDFRRMTARRRVNRKMGFHVLYKTPCGLCLRSMHEIERYLFETDCDFLFLEMFCLDPYVLVDRKFQPYKPYYYIADITKGKEDVPLSCVNEIDNTPPPQVAYSKERIPGKGVYINTSWEFLVGCDCKDGCRDKSRCACHQLTIQASGCTPGGQINPNSGYQHKRLEECLPTGVYECNKRCKCNVNMCTNRLVQHGLQVRLQLFKTQNKGWGIRCLDDIAKGSFVCIYAGKILTDDFADKEGLEMGDEYFANLDHIESVENFKEGYESDAKCSSDNSGVDLKDDDDDDENTGTEELEESNEDSSDDNFCKDENFSTSSVLRSYATRRQTRGQRDHGLSETASKDSGLMRPLGHDEPATAPPCKLPVSEEISKNKVASWLSSNSEGFQDSESSSFRMGEGGEAKAVKMEIPAEREKGCASTRGDLNGEAKAAKKEEPEESTKTPGLSSLGRRYGYNPCPPRLEGIRRPVSGTVLLQSRRQSLAPPPSSENVLMVSSSTDSDEEHRAGQAPGTANDSDDIQTISSGSEEEEGEDKKNPSSGSGPVKRQVAVKSTRGFALKSTHGIAIKSTPLAAADKGESAGPVRRSTRQFYDGEENCYIIDAKLEGNLGRYLNHSCTPNLFVQNVFVDTHDLRFPWVAFFASKRIRAGTELTWDYNYEVGSVEGKELLCCCGAIDCRGRLL, translated from the exons ATGGATTCCCAGGACAtcgaggagctgcagcaggaggtgatggaggagctgggaatctCCATGGAGGAGCTCCAGGAAATTATCGACAAAGAAGTGGAGAACTCGGAGTGGGTGAGGCAGcggaagcagcagctggaggagctggagcagtgcaTGAGGCACAAGGAGGACGAGGTGGCCCACGTTGACCAGCTCATTGACGATGCCGTGAG GGCCATGGACAAGTGCGAGACGCTGGCCAAGGAGCTGTACTCCATGATGGGCCTGCCATACCGGGAGAGCAGCTCCGAGGACGAGGCGCCGGTGGCCACGGAAGTGATCGAGATCCCGGACGAGGAGGACGACGACGTCATGAGCGTGGACTCGGGCTGGAAGCGCA GCAGCAGCAATCCTAGAATCTCCAGGGATCAGAGTCTG CTGCGGGAAGCAATGGCTGCCATGAGGAAATCTGCCCGTGATGTTGCAAAATTCATGGATGCTGTAAACAAGAAAACGAACTTGCAGGAAGCACAGAAAG GTGCTGGCAAGAAATACAAAGTGAAATTTGATAATAAAGGAAAGAGTTTGCTCTCGGGCAACCACATTGCCTACGATTACCACCCATCTGCCGAGAGGCACCACGTGGGCAGGAGGGTGGTGGCCAGGTACAAGGATGGCAATCAGATGTGGCTCTATGCTGGGATCGTGGCTGAGACCCCCAACGTGAAGAATAAAGACAG GTTCCTGATCTTCTTTGACGATGGCTACGCGTCGTACGTGAAGGAGTGGGAGCTGTACCCGGTCTGCCGGCCAC TGAAAAAGGCCTGGGAAGACATTGAGGATGTTTCCTGTCGGGATTTCATTGAGGAATACATCACTGCCTATCCCAACCGGCCCATGGTACTGCTGAAGAATGGGCAGCTGATCAAaactgagtgggaagggacctggtGGAAATCCAGAGTGGAAGAAGTGGATGGAAGTCTGGTGAAAATCCTTTTCCTG GAAGCTCTCCCCATGGGAAGTGCAAGTGTTTCCTTCTCGTTCCCACAAGAGGACAAACGTTGTGAGTGGATTTACCGAGGTTCCACACGCCTCGAGCCCATGTTCAGCATGAAAACTTCCACAGCTTCCACccaggaaaagaagcaaagtgGGCAAACCAGGACTCGTCCCAATGTTG GTGCTGTGAGGAGCAAGGGCCCTGTGGTCCAGTACACCCAGGATTTAGCAGGAACTGGTCCCCAGTACAAGGCTCCAGAGCCAGCTGCACGTCCCACGTCTCCTCAGCCTGCGGAGATGGA ATGCTCCGACACCCAGCTGGCCCAGGGCAGAAAGCAGGTGGCCAAGAAAAGCACTTCCTTCCGTCCTGGCTCCGTGGGCTCCGGGCATTCGTCCCCATCCTCCCCTGTCCTCGGGGACACCCCGTTGGCCGGGAGGAccctcccagccccgcagcaccg cGCCCCCAGCAGCGGCCCCTCTCAGCCCTTCCACGGGATGATGGACCGCGTTCCCAACGAGCCATCCTACCGCGCCCCGCTGGAGAAGCTCTTCTACCTGCCCCACGTGTGCAGCTACGCCTGCCTGTCGCGGGTGCGGCCCATGCGCAGCGACCAGTACCGCAGCCGGAACCCGCTGCTCATCCCGCTGCTCTACGACTTCCGACGCATGACGGCGCGGCGCCGCGTCAACCGCAAGATGGGCTTCCACGTGCTCTACAAAACGCCCTGCGGGCTCTGCCTGCGCTCCATGCACGAGATCGAGCGCTACCTCTTCGAGACGGACTGCGACTTCCTGTTCCTGGAGATGTTCTGCCTGGATCCCTACGTGCTGGTGGATCGCAAGTTCCAGCCCTACAAGCCCTACTACTACATCGCTGACATCACCAAGGGCAAGGAGGACGTGCCCCTGTCCTGCGTCAACGAGATCGACAACACGCCGCCCCCGCAGGTGGCCTACAGCAAGGAGAGGATCCCCGGGAAAGGGGTGTACATCAACACCAGCTGGGAATTCCTCGTGGGCTGTGACTGCAAGGACGGCTGCAGGGACAA ATCCAGGTGTGCCTGTCACCAGCTGACCATCCAGGCGAGCGGCTGCACCCCTGGAGGGCAAATCAACCCCAACTCAGGCTACCAGCACAAGCGGCTGGAGGAATGTCTCCCAACAGG TGTTTACGAGTGCAACAAGAGGTGCAAGTGCAACGTGAACATGTGCACCAACCGCCTGGTCCAGCACGGCCTCCAGGTGCGGCTGCAGCTCTTCAAGACTCAGAACAAAGGTTGGGGCATTCGCTGCCTCGATGACATCGCCAAGGGCTCCTTTGTCTGCATCTACGCAG gaaaAATCCTCACGGATGACTTTGCTGACAAAGAGGGGCTGGAGATGGGTGACGAGTACTTTGCCAACTTGGACCACATCGAGAGCGTGGAGAACTTCAAGGAGGGCTATGAGAGCGATGCCAAGTGCTCCTCGGACAACAGCGGCGTGGACCTCAAGGATGACGATGACGACGACGAGAACACGGGCACGGAGGAACTGGAGGAATCCAATGAGGACAGCTCCGACGACAACTTCTGCAAGGACGAGAACTTCAGCACGAGCTCGGTGCTGCGCAGTTACGCCACGCGCCGGCAGACGCGTGGCCAGCGCGACCACGGCCTCTCGGAGACGGCCTCCAAGGACTCGGGGCTCATGCGGCCCCTGGGCCACGACGAGCCCGCCACGGCCCCCCCCTGCAAGCTGCCTGTGTCTGAGGAGATCTCCAAGAACAAAGTGGCCTCATGGCTGAGCTCCAACAGCGAGGGCTTCCAGGACAGTGAATCCTCATCGTTCAGGATGGGCGAAGGGGGAGAAGCCAAGGCTGTGAAGATGGAGATccctgcagagagggagaagggcTGTGCTTCCACACGGGGAGATCTGAACGGAGAGGCAAAGGCAGCCAAGAAGGAG GAACCTGAAGAATCAACCAAAACTCCTGG GCTGAGCAGCTTGGGAAGGAGGTATGGCTACAACCCCTGCCCACCCAGGCTGGAGGGGATCCGCAGGCCGGTGAGTGGGACGGTGCTCCTGCAGAGCCGCCGGCAGTCCCTGGCCCCGCCACCCTCCTCAGAG AATGTGCTGATGGTGTCAAGCAGCACCGACAGTGATgaggagcacagggcagggcaggcccCGGGCACCGCCAACGACAGCGACGACATCCAGACCATTTCCTCAGGAtccgaggaggaggaaggggaggacaAGAAAAATCCATCATCTGGGTCAG GTCCCGTGAAGAGACAGGTGGCTGTGAAATCCACCCGAGGCTTCGCCCTGAAGTCTACCCACGGCATCGCCATCAAATCCACACCGCTGGCAGCGGCCGACAAGGGCGAGAGCGCGGGGCCCGTTCGCCGCAGCACGCGGCAGTTCTACGACGGGGAGGAGAACTGCTACATCATCGACGCCAAGCTCGAGGGCAACCTGGGCCGCTACCTCAAC CACAGCTGCACCCCAAATCTCTTCGTGCAGAACGTCTTCGTGGACACCCATGACCTTCGCTTCCCTTGGGTCGCCTTCTTCGCCAGCAA gcgGATCCGAGCCGGCACGGAGCTGACCTGGGATTACAACTACGAGGTCGGCAGCGTGGAGggaaaggagctgctgtgctgctgcgGGGCCATTGACTGCCGCGGCCGGCTGCTCTGA
- the SETDB1 gene encoding histone-lysine N-methyltransferase SETDB1 isoform X1: MDSQDIEELQQEVMEELGISMEELQEIIDKEVENSEWVRQRKQQLEELEQCMRHKEDEVAHVDQLIDDAVRAMDKCETLAKELYSMMGLPYRESSSEDEAPVATEVIEIPDEEDDDVMSVDSGWKRSSSNPRISRDQSLLREAMAAMRKSARDVAKFMDAVNKKTNLQEAQKDAQPPQESPGTAQPVTVPAAPSNDLNTDGDLKVGMRILGKKRTKTWHKGTLIAIQTVGAGKKYKVKFDNKGKSLLSGNHIAYDYHPSAERHHVGRRVVARYKDGNQMWLYAGIVAETPNVKNKDRFLIFFDDGYASYVKEWELYPVCRPLKKAWEDIEDVSCRDFIEEYITAYPNRPMVLLKNGQLIKTEWEGTWWKSRVEEVDGSLVKILFLEALPMGSASVSFSFPQEDKRCEWIYRGSTRLEPMFSMKTSTASTQEKKQSGQTRTRPNVGAVRSKGPVVQYTQDLAGTGPQYKAPEPAARPTSPQPAEMECSDTQLAQGRKQVAKKSTSFRPGSVGSGHSSPSSPVLGDTPLAGRTLPAPQHRAPSSGPSQPFHGMMDRVPNEPSYRAPLEKLFYLPHVCSYACLSRVRPMRSDQYRSRNPLLIPLLYDFRRMTARRRVNRKMGFHVLYKTPCGLCLRSMHEIERYLFETDCDFLFLEMFCLDPYVLVDRKFQPYKPYYYIADITKGKEDVPLSCVNEIDNTPPPQVAYSKERIPGKGVYINTSWEFLVGCDCKDGCRDKSRCACHQLTIQASGCTPGGQINPNSGYQHKRLEECLPTGVYECNKRCKCNVNMCTNRLVQHGLQVRLQLFKTQNKGWGIRCLDDIAKGSFVCIYAGKILTDDFADKEGLEMGDEYFANLDHIESVENFKEGYESDAKCSSDNSGVDLKDDDDDDENTGTEELEESNEDSSDDNFCKDENFSTSSVLRSYATRRQTRGQRDHGLSETASKDSGLMRPLGHDEPATAPPCKLPVSEEISKNKVASWLSSNSEGFQDSESSSFRMGEGGEAKAVKMEIPAEREKGCASTRGDLNGEAKAAKKEEPEESTKTPGLSSLGRRYGYNPCPPRLEGIRRPVSGTVLLQSRRQSLAPPPSSENVLMVSSSTDSDEEHRAGQAPGTANDSDDIQTISSGSEEEEGEDKKNPSSGSGPVKRQVAVKSTRGFALKSTHGIAIKSTPLAAADKGESAGPVRRSTRQFYDGEENCYIIDAKLEGNLGRYLNHSCTPNLFVQNVFVDTHDLRFPWVAFFASKRIRAGTELTWDYNYEVGSVEGKELLCCCGAIDCRGRLL; encoded by the exons ATGGATTCCCAGGACAtcgaggagctgcagcaggaggtgatggaggagctgggaatctCCATGGAGGAGCTCCAGGAAATTATCGACAAAGAAGTGGAGAACTCGGAGTGGGTGAGGCAGcggaagcagcagctggaggagctggagcagtgcaTGAGGCACAAGGAGGACGAGGTGGCCCACGTTGACCAGCTCATTGACGATGCCGTGAG GGCCATGGACAAGTGCGAGACGCTGGCCAAGGAGCTGTACTCCATGATGGGCCTGCCATACCGGGAGAGCAGCTCCGAGGACGAGGCGCCGGTGGCCACGGAAGTGATCGAGATCCCGGACGAGGAGGACGACGACGTCATGAGCGTGGACTCGGGCTGGAAGCGCA GCAGCAGCAATCCTAGAATCTCCAGGGATCAGAGTCTG CTGCGGGAAGCAATGGCTGCCATGAGGAAATCTGCCCGTGATGTTGCAAAATTCATGGATGCTGTAAACAAGAAAACGAACTTGCAGGAAGCACAGAAAG ATGCACAACCCCCTCAGGAatctcctggcactgcccagcccgtcactgtccctgcagcccctagCAATGATCTCAACACTGATGGGGACCTCAAAGTGGGCAtgaggattttggggaaaaaaagaaccaagACGTGGCACAAGGGGACGTTGATTGCCATCCAGACGGTCG GTGCTGGCAAGAAATACAAAGTGAAATTTGATAATAAAGGAAAGAGTTTGCTCTCGGGCAACCACATTGCCTACGATTACCACCCATCTGCCGAGAGGCACCACGTGGGCAGGAGGGTGGTGGCCAGGTACAAGGATGGCAATCAGATGTGGCTCTATGCTGGGATCGTGGCTGAGACCCCCAACGTGAAGAATAAAGACAG GTTCCTGATCTTCTTTGACGATGGCTACGCGTCGTACGTGAAGGAGTGGGAGCTGTACCCGGTCTGCCGGCCAC TGAAAAAGGCCTGGGAAGACATTGAGGATGTTTCCTGTCGGGATTTCATTGAGGAATACATCACTGCCTATCCCAACCGGCCCATGGTACTGCTGAAGAATGGGCAGCTGATCAAaactgagtgggaagggacctggtGGAAATCCAGAGTGGAAGAAGTGGATGGAAGTCTGGTGAAAATCCTTTTCCTG GAAGCTCTCCCCATGGGAAGTGCAAGTGTTTCCTTCTCGTTCCCACAAGAGGACAAACGTTGTGAGTGGATTTACCGAGGTTCCACACGCCTCGAGCCCATGTTCAGCATGAAAACTTCCACAGCTTCCACccaggaaaagaagcaaagtgGGCAAACCAGGACTCGTCCCAATGTTG GTGCTGTGAGGAGCAAGGGCCCTGTGGTCCAGTACACCCAGGATTTAGCAGGAACTGGTCCCCAGTACAAGGCTCCAGAGCCAGCTGCACGTCCCACGTCTCCTCAGCCTGCGGAGATGGA ATGCTCCGACACCCAGCTGGCCCAGGGCAGAAAGCAGGTGGCCAAGAAAAGCACTTCCTTCCGTCCTGGCTCCGTGGGCTCCGGGCATTCGTCCCCATCCTCCCCTGTCCTCGGGGACACCCCGTTGGCCGGGAGGAccctcccagccccgcagcaccg cGCCCCCAGCAGCGGCCCCTCTCAGCCCTTCCACGGGATGATGGACCGCGTTCCCAACGAGCCATCCTACCGCGCCCCGCTGGAGAAGCTCTTCTACCTGCCCCACGTGTGCAGCTACGCCTGCCTGTCGCGGGTGCGGCCCATGCGCAGCGACCAGTACCGCAGCCGGAACCCGCTGCTCATCCCGCTGCTCTACGACTTCCGACGCATGACGGCGCGGCGCCGCGTCAACCGCAAGATGGGCTTCCACGTGCTCTACAAAACGCCCTGCGGGCTCTGCCTGCGCTCCATGCACGAGATCGAGCGCTACCTCTTCGAGACGGACTGCGACTTCCTGTTCCTGGAGATGTTCTGCCTGGATCCCTACGTGCTGGTGGATCGCAAGTTCCAGCCCTACAAGCCCTACTACTACATCGCTGACATCACCAAGGGCAAGGAGGACGTGCCCCTGTCCTGCGTCAACGAGATCGACAACACGCCGCCCCCGCAGGTGGCCTACAGCAAGGAGAGGATCCCCGGGAAAGGGGTGTACATCAACACCAGCTGGGAATTCCTCGTGGGCTGTGACTGCAAGGACGGCTGCAGGGACAA ATCCAGGTGTGCCTGTCACCAGCTGACCATCCAGGCGAGCGGCTGCACCCCTGGAGGGCAAATCAACCCCAACTCAGGCTACCAGCACAAGCGGCTGGAGGAATGTCTCCCAACAGG TGTTTACGAGTGCAACAAGAGGTGCAAGTGCAACGTGAACATGTGCACCAACCGCCTGGTCCAGCACGGCCTCCAGGTGCGGCTGCAGCTCTTCAAGACTCAGAACAAAGGTTGGGGCATTCGCTGCCTCGATGACATCGCCAAGGGCTCCTTTGTCTGCATCTACGCAG gaaaAATCCTCACGGATGACTTTGCTGACAAAGAGGGGCTGGAGATGGGTGACGAGTACTTTGCCAACTTGGACCACATCGAGAGCGTGGAGAACTTCAAGGAGGGCTATGAGAGCGATGCCAAGTGCTCCTCGGACAACAGCGGCGTGGACCTCAAGGATGACGATGACGACGACGAGAACACGGGCACGGAGGAACTGGAGGAATCCAATGAGGACAGCTCCGACGACAACTTCTGCAAGGACGAGAACTTCAGCACGAGCTCGGTGCTGCGCAGTTACGCCACGCGCCGGCAGACGCGTGGCCAGCGCGACCACGGCCTCTCGGAGACGGCCTCCAAGGACTCGGGGCTCATGCGGCCCCTGGGCCACGACGAGCCCGCCACGGCCCCCCCCTGCAAGCTGCCTGTGTCTGAGGAGATCTCCAAGAACAAAGTGGCCTCATGGCTGAGCTCCAACAGCGAGGGCTTCCAGGACAGTGAATCCTCATCGTTCAGGATGGGCGAAGGGGGAGAAGCCAAGGCTGTGAAGATGGAGATccctgcagagagggagaagggcTGTGCTTCCACACGGGGAGATCTGAACGGAGAGGCAAAGGCAGCCAAGAAGGAG GAACCTGAAGAATCAACCAAAACTCCTGG GCTGAGCAGCTTGGGAAGGAGGTATGGCTACAACCCCTGCCCACCCAGGCTGGAGGGGATCCGCAGGCCGGTGAGTGGGACGGTGCTCCTGCAGAGCCGCCGGCAGTCCCTGGCCCCGCCACCCTCCTCAGAG AATGTGCTGATGGTGTCAAGCAGCACCGACAGTGATgaggagcacagggcagggcaggcccCGGGCACCGCCAACGACAGCGACGACATCCAGACCATTTCCTCAGGAtccgaggaggaggaaggggaggacaAGAAAAATCCATCATCTGGGTCAG GTCCCGTGAAGAGACAGGTGGCTGTGAAATCCACCCGAGGCTTCGCCCTGAAGTCTACCCACGGCATCGCCATCAAATCCACACCGCTGGCAGCGGCCGACAAGGGCGAGAGCGCGGGGCCCGTTCGCCGCAGCACGCGGCAGTTCTACGACGGGGAGGAGAACTGCTACATCATCGACGCCAAGCTCGAGGGCAACCTGGGCCGCTACCTCAAC CACAGCTGCACCCCAAATCTCTTCGTGCAGAACGTCTTCGTGGACACCCATGACCTTCGCTTCCCTTGGGTCGCCTTCTTCGCCAGCAA gcgGATCCGAGCCGGCACGGAGCTGACCTGGGATTACAACTACGAGGTCGGCAGCGTGGAGggaaaggagctgctgtgctgctgcgGGGCCATTGACTGCCGCGGCCGGCTGCTCTGA
- the SETDB1 gene encoding histone-lysine N-methyltransferase SETDB1 isoform X3, with protein MDSQDIEELQQEVMEELGISMEELQEIIDKEVENSEWVRQRKQQLEELEQCMRHKEDEVAHVDQLIDDAVRAMDKCETLAKELYSMMGLPYRESSSEDEAPVATEVIEIPDEEDDDVMSVDSGWKRSSSNPRISRDQSLLREAMAAMRKSARDVAKFMDAVNKKTNLQEAQKDAQPPQESPGTAQPVTVPAAPSNDLNTDGDLKVGMRILGKKRTKTWHKGTLIAIQTVGAGKKYKVKFDNKGKSLLSGNHIAYDYHPSAERHHVGRRVVARYKDGNQMWLYAGIVAETPNVKNKDRFLIFFDDGYASYVKEWELYPVCRPLKKAWEDIEDVSCRDFIEEYITAYPNRPMVLLKNGQLIKTEWEGTWWKSRVEEVDGSLVKILFLEALPMGSASVSFSFPQEDKRCEWIYRGSTRLEPMFSMKTSTASTQEKKQSGQTRTRPNVGAVRSKGPVVQYTQDLAGTGPQYKAPEPAARPTSPQPAEMERWPPAALCPSTWTDLLADLAGNSGSVVGPGGHGAIHGQAAARGPRGTFPELQAEGGLEEGGTRLGDEGSVLEDTREPGNVLGDFLGEGEALPVHFCQHCGFPIRIYGRLAPCQHIFCSDCALLVGHEGGRTCPRCEQPVQEVNLYSPQALQV; from the exons ATGGATTCCCAGGACAtcgaggagctgcagcaggaggtgatggaggagctgggaatctCCATGGAGGAGCTCCAGGAAATTATCGACAAAGAAGTGGAGAACTCGGAGTGGGTGAGGCAGcggaagcagcagctggaggagctggagcagtgcaTGAGGCACAAGGAGGACGAGGTGGCCCACGTTGACCAGCTCATTGACGATGCCGTGAG GGCCATGGACAAGTGCGAGACGCTGGCCAAGGAGCTGTACTCCATGATGGGCCTGCCATACCGGGAGAGCAGCTCCGAGGACGAGGCGCCGGTGGCCACGGAAGTGATCGAGATCCCGGACGAGGAGGACGACGACGTCATGAGCGTGGACTCGGGCTGGAAGCGCA GCAGCAGCAATCCTAGAATCTCCAGGGATCAGAGTCTG CTGCGGGAAGCAATGGCTGCCATGAGGAAATCTGCCCGTGATGTTGCAAAATTCATGGATGCTGTAAACAAGAAAACGAACTTGCAGGAAGCACAGAAAG ATGCACAACCCCCTCAGGAatctcctggcactgcccagcccgtcactgtccctgcagcccctagCAATGATCTCAACACTGATGGGGACCTCAAAGTGGGCAtgaggattttggggaaaaaaagaaccaagACGTGGCACAAGGGGACGTTGATTGCCATCCAGACGGTCG GTGCTGGCAAGAAATACAAAGTGAAATTTGATAATAAAGGAAAGAGTTTGCTCTCGGGCAACCACATTGCCTACGATTACCACCCATCTGCCGAGAGGCACCACGTGGGCAGGAGGGTGGTGGCCAGGTACAAGGATGGCAATCAGATGTGGCTCTATGCTGGGATCGTGGCTGAGACCCCCAACGTGAAGAATAAAGACAG GTTCCTGATCTTCTTTGACGATGGCTACGCGTCGTACGTGAAGGAGTGGGAGCTGTACCCGGTCTGCCGGCCAC TGAAAAAGGCCTGGGAAGACATTGAGGATGTTTCCTGTCGGGATTTCATTGAGGAATACATCACTGCCTATCCCAACCGGCCCATGGTACTGCTGAAGAATGGGCAGCTGATCAAaactgagtgggaagggacctggtGGAAATCCAGAGTGGAAGAAGTGGATGGAAGTCTGGTGAAAATCCTTTTCCTG GAAGCTCTCCCCATGGGAAGTGCAAGTGTTTCCTTCTCGTTCCCACAAGAGGACAAACGTTGTGAGTGGATTTACCGAGGTTCCACACGCCTCGAGCCCATGTTCAGCATGAAAACTTCCACAGCTTCCACccaggaaaagaagcaaagtgGGCAAACCAGGACTCGTCCCAATGTTG GTGCTGTGAGGAGCAAGGGCCCTGTGGTCCAGTACACCCAGGATTTAGCAGGAACTGGTCCCCAGTACAAGGCTCCAGAGCCAGCTGCACGTCCCACGTCTCCTCAGCCTGCGGAGATGGA GCGCTGGCCCCCGGCTGCCTTGTGTCCCTCCACTTGGACTGACCTGCTCGCTGACCTCGCTGGGAATTCGGGATCAGTGGTCGGTCCCGGTGGGCACGGAGCAATCCACGGCCAAGCCGCTGCCAGGGGCCCAAGGGGGACATTCCCGGAGCTGCAGGCTGAAGGAGGCCTGGAGGAAGGAGGAACTCGGCTTGGTGATGAAGGGAGTGTGTTGGAGGACACCAGGGAACCTGGGAATGTGCTTGGGGACTTTTTAGGGGAGGGAGAGGCTCTCCCCGTTCATTTTTGCCAGCATTGTGGATTTCCCATCCGGATTTACGGCCGCCTGGCCCCATGCCAGCACATCTTCTGCTCTGACTGTGCCCTGCTAGTGGGGCACGAGGGAGGCAGGACATGTCCCAGGTGTGAGCAACCTGTGCAGGAGGTCAATCTTTACTCCCCACAGGCTCTCCAGGTGTAG